The Clarias gariepinus isolate MV-2021 ecotype Netherlands chromosome 7, CGAR_prim_01v2, whole genome shotgun sequence genome includes a window with the following:
- the dmxl2 gene encoding dmX-like protein 2 isoform X8, with the protein MHLHQVLTGAVNPGDCCYSVGSVSDVPFTAYGSGCDIVILASDFECVQIIPGAQHGNIQVGCVECSHQLGRIAASYGNTVCIFEPTSTNQNKRHKQLNYQWQKTGQFLLNAMTYNLAWDPQGKRILAATEWLQLWAPPAADVLLEEDEDEKSHPVLNDWKCVWQCKTASAVRVIKWSPDGEYFATVGKDDCLLKVWYSTLGWRSVMVDVCEKKSSSLHFSFIYLAHPRTVTGFSWRKTSKYMAKGSVCNVLLTSCVDGICRLWSETLLPEDSLLGGQITENSSSTSSLQHSGQKDKIQHALESIHHLKQLRRGRRRSSALVTHTELLPSQLNSHELHRHITHHGNALCHFHISASINPNTDIPAALAGSGLFSSGDSNGGFVVHWLNNKDLSFTSSMDVFMQHLRKFSEQNLEHTAEDNKQDTNAKFDFDLDEMSDKASEHEEGDQDGSTKASSPGSSSSVPPPSVLLERKMESLTLEWNRSPDMLFTIHPLDGSFLVWHIKYLDEYIPGIFRQVQVAFSSRIPVAFPTGDANSLSKNIMMYACTSPERDPEVPVLEQDRKSSSLGAVIGPAVMMVSKHVDGSLNQWAVTFAEKSAFSNVLTVSHKFRYCGHRFHLNDLACHTVLPLLLTSSHHNAVLTPPPGQDDQRCAPSRPPRPSRGLAPKEMGGNAATRTFHDPNAIYSELILWRVDHIGPLSCTGGVSEIARINSLHTAAFSNVAWLPTLIPSSVLGTYCNSASACFVASDGKNLRLYQAVVDARKLLDELSDPETSKLVGEVFNIVSQQSTARPGCIIELDVITNQCGSSTQLLHVFQEDFILGYKPHDDITDVNTADFPSADEFLPPPFSEKFFLVVIEKDENRNSVLQMWHLHLKSVHACVDDPPQAQPFQNQLMVPNMLVNFDSSPESTPGQSPLPRSSSSANLQSASRLILSSTLVYSHRLELPLGVEVIRATPSAGHLSSSSIYPVCLAPYLIVTACSDGRVRFWRCSVDSEDCPSYRWEPWCLLNEEEDNNSALTVSGRPVAVSCSYTGRLAVAFKQLVSLEPSSSSKDFSMHVSIFECESTGGSEWVLEQTIHLDDFGKPVSALDPRISVDSNLVVYSKSDLFVRKQNPNIKHFVHLDWLSKEDGSHILTVGVGSLILMYGRISGIVSEQTGGKDGVAVVTLPLGGSVKQGVRSRWVLLRSVDLVSSVDGTPSLPVSLSWVRDGILVIGMDCEMHVYAQWYQDKKPGDSEENDDTFMAKKGAIEMTDDVIRVPAVIQDGGLFEAAHSLSPTLPQYHPTQLLELMDLGKVRRAKAILSHLVKCIAGEVAVVRDAVAGEGGARRHLSRTISVTGSTGKDTIVAGRDGGRDYTEINSIPPLPLYALLSADLDTSYRNKLADDVKCPERETQKTSEDQYAELFHDTAVNTDDFASFAYSDKAEKKTRVIDLSQYGPTCFGPEHAQVLSSHLMHSSLPGLTRLEQMFLVALADTVATTSAEVGGATNKQYRGGEALDECGLRYLLAMRLHTCLLTSLPPLYRMQLLHQGVSTCHFAWAFHSEAEEEMLNMIPAMQRGDPQWSELRAVGVGWWIRNINTLRRMVEKVAKAAFQRNNDPLDAALFYLAMKKKAVLWGLFRSQHDEKMTQFFSHNFSEDRWRKAALKNAFSLLGKQRFEQSAAFFLLAGSLKDAIEVCLEKMEDIQLAMIVARLYESDFESSSTCQGVLYEKVLGCRRDGTGFSCVRMHPDPFLRSIAFWIMKDYTRSLDTLLEQTPKEDDENPEVMVKSCNPMVFSFYNYLRTHPLIVRRHFASPDGSERNSGPDQINLIERKLFFTTANAHFKVGCPVLALEVLSKIPKVTKKSSSLSNGASTANVGDAQNPARASDLDWSQPLVKSEDDELKLDWGDDDEDEDEDDEEEDKKGLMMKEELKKDVEEEEGEVEKTASEWKVDVIAEQLKFRACLKILMTELRTLATGYEVDGGKLRFQLYSWLEKEIEAMHRICNYKVDSQGSVGELEKWSGSVSVEMDEYERSGETDVYERHLQDRRRLQAKQLHSERRKAWLRKNEALLRVFLTYCSLHGAKGGGVTSVRMELLFLLQESQQETTVKQLQSPLPLATTLPLLSASIAPTKTVMANPVMHLNNHILDILYTIVQTEAPPHPDTPDDRVNSLHTLAASLSACIYQALCDSHSYSQSEANQFTGMVYQGLLLSGRRRLRTESIEEQATPTSTPAHWPGVASLISLLASSQGEDQPRLNVMLCEAVVAVYLSLLLHGLGTHSTNELFRLAAHPLNARMWAAVFGGGAKIIIKPKRPPEIAPAPPPTPPSEEVDRQRRRFNMRMLVPGRPVKETQVTPPPIPTERPAYKEKFIPPELSMWDYFVAKPFLPLSDSGALYDSDESGEEDEEEEDDAFLSDTQMTEHSDPNSYSWCLIRLVMVKLALHNVKNFLPITGLDFTDLPVSSPLCNSVLKSMESWEQQLQEKMDRFDGPPPNYINTFPADASLGGGPAALRLKAMLEPDNTPFKAKHRLSFPARRLWHFLVKQEVLQETLIRYIFTKKRKQSECLENHVDFHTHNCVAGSHKNNKVEADLGYPGGKAKIIHKESDIIMAFAINKAKPSEIVLASTHDVQEVDVSSLLAAQSYTWIGDDFDKESRSSEDDYRSSHTNIAQSSSAPFAPPPMPVSASMPWLGSGQTSMGASVLVKRNLNNVKRMTSHPIYQYYMTGAQDGSVRMFEWNRPQQLICFRQAGNARVTRLYFNSQGNKCGVADGEGFLSLWQVNQTSSNPKPYLSWQCHSKVCGDFSFITSSSLIATAGHSTDGRNVCLWDTLISPSNTMVHAFPCHENGATVLQYAPKQQLIISGGRKGFVCIFDLRQRQLLHTFQAHDSAIKALALDASEDFFITGSAEGNMKVWKLSGHGLMHSFSTEHAKQSIFRNIGAGVMQIETRPVNRIFTCGADGTLKMRVLPDRYHAPSSIFDIL; encoded by the exons atgcatctCCACCAGGTGCTGACGGGGGCGGTGAACCCGGGTGACTGCTGCTACTCGGTGGGGAGCGTCAGTGACGTCCCGTTCACG gcgTATGGTTCTGGGTGTGACATCGTGATCTTGGCCAGTGATTTCGAGTGTGTACAGATTATCCCCGGAGCTCAGCATGGGAACATCCAGGTGGGGTGTGTGGAGTGTTCACACCAACTGGGACGG ATCGCTGCATCGTACGGAAACACAGTGTGTATCTTCGAACCGACGTCCACCAACCAGAACAAGAGACACAAA CAACTGAACTACCAGTGGCAGAAAACTGGACAGTTTCTACTGAACGCCATGACGTACAACCTGGCCTGGGACccacaag gtaagcGCATCCTGGCGGCGACGGAGTGGCTGCAGCTTTGGGCTCCACCCGCCGCGGACGTGCTGCTGGAGGAAGACGAAGATGAGAAGTCACACCCCGTCCTCAACGACTGGAAGTGTGTGTGGCAGTGCAA gACTGCTTCGGCTGTGCGTGTAATTAAATGGTCTCCTGATGGGGAATACTTCGCCACTGTGGGAAAG gaCGACTGCCTGTTGAAGGTGTGGTACTCCACCCTGGGCTGGAGGTCTGTGATGGTGGACGTGTGTGAGAAGAAGTCCAGCTCTCTCCACTTCTCCTTCATCTACCTGGCTCATCCCAGAACCGTCACAGGGTTCTCCTGGAGGAAGACCAGCAAATACATGGccaa gggcTCGGTGTGTAACGTGTTGCTAACGTCGTGTGTGGACGGGATCTGTCGTCTGTGGAGTGAGACGCTGCTGCCTGAGGACAGTTTACTGGGGGGACAAATCACTGAGAACAGCAGCTCCACATCATCACTACAGCACAGCGGGCAGAAAGATAAAATACAACACGCACtggag tcGATCCACCACCTGAAGCAGCTCAGACGTGGTCGCAGGAGATCCTCAGCTCTGGTCACACACACCGAACTCCTGCCCAGCCAACTGAACTCACACGAGCTGCACCGACACATCACACACCACGGCAACGCCCTGTGTCACTTCCACATCTCCGCCAGTATCAACCccaatacag atatCCCGGCGGCTCTGGCCGGGTCCGGTCTCTTCTCCTCAGGAGACAGTAATGGAGGTTTCGTGGTTCACTGGCTGAATAATAAAGACCTGAGCTTCACCTCCTCCATGGACGTCTTCATGCAGCACCTGAGGAAGTTCTCCGAGCAGAACCTCGAGCACACCGCTGAGGACAACAAGCAGGACACCAACGCCAAGTTCGACtttg ATCTGGACGAGATGTCGGACAAGGCGTCGGAGCACGAGGAAGGCGATCAGGACGGCAGCACGAAGGCGTCGTCCCCCGGCTCCAGCTCCAGTGTCCCTCCTCCCTCCGTCCTCCTGGAGCGTAAGATGGAGTCTCTGACTCTGGAGTGGAACCGCAGCCCAGACATGCTCTTCACCATCCACCCTCTCGACGGCTCCTTCCTCGTCTGGCACATCAAGTACCTGGACGAGTACATCCCCGGAATCTTCCGCCAGGTCCAG GTGGCGTTCTCCTCGCGGATCCCCGTCGCCTTCCCCACCGGCGACGCCAACTCTCTGAGTAAGAACATCATGATGTACGCCTGCACGTCCCCCGAGCGGGACCCCGAGGTCCCCGTGCTGGAGCAGGACAGGAAGTCCTCGTCCCTGGGCGCGGTGATCGGCCCGGCCGTCATGATGGTGTCGAAGCACGTGGACGGCTCTCTGAACCAGTGGGCAGTGACCTTCGCCGAGAAATCCGCCTTCTCCAACGTTCTCACCGTCTCGCACAAGTTCCGTTACTGCGGACACCGCTTCCACCTCAACGACCTCGCCTGCCACACCGTCCTGCCCCTGCTCCTGACCTCCTCGCATCACAACGCCGTTCTGACTCCGCCCCCGGGGCAGGACGACCAGCGCTGCGCCCCATCTCGCCCCCCGCGTCCGTCCAGAGGCCTCGCTCCGAAGGAGATGGGCGGCAACGCGGCGACTCGCACCTTCCACGACCCCAACGCCATCTACAGCGAGCTGATCTTGTGGCGCGTCGACCACATCGGGCCTCTCTCCTGTACGGGGGGCGTGTCCGAAATCGCACGCATCAACTCCCTGCACACTGCCGCCTTCTCCAACGTCGCCTGGCTGCCCACGCTCATCCCCAGCTCTGTACTCG gAACGTACTGTAACTCTGCAAGCGCATGTTTTGTGGCGTCGGATGGAAAAAACCTGCGTCTCTATCAAGCTGTCGTGGACGCCCGGAAACTTCTGGACGAGCTGTCTGACCCAGAGACCtcg aaatTAGTAGGTGAGGTCTTTAACATTGTGAGTCAGCAGTCCACGGCTCGGCCCGGCTGCATCATCGAGCTAGATGTTATCACTAAccag TGTGGCTCGAGCACGCAGCTGCTCCACGTCTTTCAGGAGGATTTCATCTTAGGATACAAACCTCACGATGACATCACCGACGTAAACACTGCGGACTTCCCATCAGCTGATG AGTTTCTTCCGCCTCCGTTTTCCGAGAAGTTCTTCTTGGTCGTGATCGAGAAAGACGAGAACAGAAACTCTGTACTGCAGATGTGGCACCTTCATCTGAagtctgtgcacgcgtgtgtgg ACGACCCCCCACAGGCTCAACCCTTCCAGAACCAGCTGATGGTTCCGAACATGTTGGTTAACTTCGACTCGTCTCCCGAGTCGACTCCGGGTCAGAGCCCTCTTCCTCGCTCGTCTTCCTCGGCTAACCTGCAGTCAGCCAGCAGGCTCATCCTCAGCTCCACCCTCGTCTACAGCCACAGACTGGAGCTCCCCCTGGGGGTGGAGGTGATCCGCGCAACACCGTCCGCAG GTCACTTAAGCTCCTCCTCCATTTACCCGGTGTGTCTGGCTCCCTATCTGATCGTGACGGCGTGTTCAGACGGACGCGTTAGGTTTTGGAGATGCTCCGTCGATTCAGAAGACTGTCCCTCGTACCGCTGGGAGCCGTGGTGCCTCCTGAACGAGGAGGAGGACAACAACAGCGCCCTGACCGTTTCGGGTCGCCCCGTCGCCGTCAGCTGCTCCTACACCGGACGGCTCGCTGTCGCCTTCAAACAGTTGGTCTCCCTCGAGCCCAGCTCGAGCTCTAAAGACTTCTCCATGCACGTCTCCATCTTCGAGTGCGAATCCACAGGGGGGTCCGAGTGGGTCCTGGAGCAGACGATCCATCTGGATGACTTCGGGAAACCCGTCAGTGCTCTGGATCCCAGAATCAGCGTGGACAGCAACCTGGTGGTTTACAGCAAGTCAGATCTTTTTGTTAGAAAGCAGAACCCCAACATCAAACACTTCGTGCACCTGGATTGGCTCTCGAAAGAAGACGGATCGCACATCCTCACCGTCGGAGTCGGGTCCCTCATCCTGATGTACGGACGGATCTCCGGCATCGTGTCGGAACAAACCGGAGGAAAGGATGGCGTGGCTGTGGTCACCCTGCCTCTAGGGGGCAGCGTTAAACAAGGTGTCCGCTCCCGCTGGGTTCTGCTGCGCTCCGTCGATCTGGTTTCCTCCGTGGACGGGACGCCGTCTCTTCCCGTCTCCCTGTCCTGGGTCCGAGACGGAATCCTGGTGATCGGGATGGACTGCGAGATGCACGTCTATGCTCAGTGGTACCAGGATAAGAAGCCCGGCGACTCTGAGGAAAATGACGACACTTTCATGGCGAAAAAAGGCGCCATCGAGATGACGGACGACGTGATCAGAGTTCCCGCCGTCATACAAGACGGCGGACTTTTCGAAGCGGCGCATTCGCTGTCCCCGACGCTGCCTCAGTACCACCCCACCCAGCTGTTAGAGCTGATGGACTTGGGGAAGGTGAGACGTGCGAAGGCCATCCTGTCCCACCTGGTCAAGTGCATCGCCGGTGAGGTCGCCGTGGTCAGGGACGCCGTGGCGGGAGAGGGCGGAGCCAGACGACACCTTTCTCGTACCATCAGCGTCACGGGAAGCACCGGCAAGGACACGATCGTCGCTGGAAGAGACGGCGGCCGCGATTACACGGAGATCAACTCCATCCCCCCTCTCCCGCTGTACGCGCTGCTCTCGGCCGACCTCGACACGTCTTACAGAAACAAACTGGCCGATGACGTGAAATGTCCGGAGCGCGAGACGCAGAAGACCTCGGAGGATCAGTACGCCGAGCTCTTCCATGACACCGCGGTGAACACCGACGACTTCGCGAGCTTCGCCTATTCGGACAAGGCAGAGAAGAAGACCCGAGTGATCGACCTGTCTCAGTACGGCCCTACCTGCTTCGGACCCGAACACGCCCAGGTGCTGTCCTCTCACCTGATGCACTCCAGCCTTCCCGGACTCACACGCCTCGAGCAGATGTTCCTGGTGGCGCTCGCTGATACCGTGGCAACGACCAGCGCTGAGGTGGGCGGAGCCACTAATAAACAGTACAGAG GTGGTGAGGCTCTGGACGAGTGTGGTCTGAGGTACCTGCTGGCGATGCGTTTACACACCTGTCTGCTTACATCACTTCCTCCTCTGTACCGCATGCAGCTGCTGCACCAAG gcgtcTCGACGTGTCACTTTGCCTGGGCGTTTCACTCTGAGGCCGAGGAGGAGATGCTGAACATGATCCCGGCCATGCAGAGAGGAGACCCGCAGTGGTCCGAGCTCCGGGCCGTGGGTGTGGGCTGGTGGATCAGGAACATCAACACACTCAGACGCATGGTGGAGAag GTGGCCAAAGCAGCGTTTCAGAGGAATAACGATCCCCTGGATGCTGCACTTTTCTACCTGGCCATGAAGAAGAAAGCTGTGCTGTGGGGTCTCTTCAG gtctCAGCATGATGAGAAGATGACTCAGTTTTTCAGCCATAACTTCAGTGAGGATCGCTGGAGGAAGGCGGCGCTGAAGAACGCGTTCTCTCTGCTGGGGAAGCAGCGCTTTGAGCAATCAGCGGCCTTCTTCCTGCTCGCCGGGTCACTCAAAGACGCCATCGAa gtgtgtttgGAGAAGATGGAGGACATCCAGCTGGCGATGATCGTGGCCCGTCTGTACGAGTCCGACTTCGAGAGCTCGTCCACGTGTCAGGGCGTCCTGTACGAGAAGGTTCTGGGCTGCAGGCGGGACGGAACCGGGTTCTCCTGCGTCAGGATGCACCCGGACCCGTTCCTCAGGAGCATCGCCTTCTGGATCATGAAGGACTACACGCGCTCGCTGGACACACTGCTGGAGCAGACGCCCAAAGAGGACGACGAGAACCCGG agGTGATGGTGAAGTCGTGTAATCCGATGGTGTTCAGTTTCTATAACTACCTGCGGACGCACCCTCTGATCGTACGCAGGCACTTCGCGTCTCCCGACGGCTCCGAGCGCAACAGCGGCCCCGACCAGATCAACCTGATCGAGCGCAAGCTCTTCTTCACCACCGCCAACGCGCACTTCAAAGTGGGCTGTCCCGTCCTGGCGCTCGAGGTGCTGTCCAAAATACCCAAAGTCACCAAGAAGTCCTCGTCTCTCAGTAACGGAGCGTCCACCGCTAACGTCGGCGACGCCCAGAACCCCGCCCGCGCATCTGACCTGGACTGGAGTCAACCGCTGGTGAAGAGCGAGGACGACGAGCTAAAGCTGGACTGGGGAGACGATGATGAGGACGAGGACGAGGACGATGAAGAAGAGGATAAGAAGGGGCTGATGATGAAGGAGGAGCTAAAGAAGGacgtggaggaggaggagggggaggtggAGAAGACAGCGAGCGAGTGGAAGGTGGACGTGATCGCGGAGCAGTTGAAGTTCCGCGCGTGTCTGAAGATCCTGATGACGGAGCTGCGGACGCTCGCCACCGGGTACGAGGTGGACGGAGGGAAACTGCGCTTCCAGCTCTACAGCTGGCTGGAGAAGGAGATCGAGGCCATGCACCGCATCTGTAACTACAAG GTGGACAGTCAGGGTTCGGTGGGAGAGCTGGAGAAATGGAGCGGCAGCGTGTCGGTCGAAATGGACGAGTACGAGCGGAGCGGCGAGACGGACGTGTACGAGCGCCACCTGCAGGACAGACGCAGACTGCAGGCCAAACAGCTGCACTCAGAGAGACGTAAAGCCTGGCTGAGGAAGAACGAGGCGCTGCTCAGAGTCTTCCTCACTTACTGCAGCCTGCACGGGGCCAAAGGGGGCGGAGTCACGTCAGTACGCATGGAGCTGCTCTTCCTGCTGCAGGAGTCGCaacag GAGACGACAGTGAAGCAGTTACAGTCCCCGTTGCCGTTGGCAACAACGTTGCCGCTTCTCTCAGCTAGCATCGCTCCAACTAAAACCGTCATGGCTAATCCCGTCATGCACCTGAACAACCACATCCTGGACATCCTGTACACTATAGTACAGACTGAGGCTCCGCCCCATCCTGACACACCTGATGATCGA GTGAACTCACTGCACACTTTGGCTGcttctctgtctgcctgcattTACCAGGCACTGTGTGACAGCCACAGCTACAG TCAGTCCGAGGCGAACCAGTTCACAGGGATGGTGTACCAGGGGCTGCTGCTCAGCGGGAGGCGGAGACTCAGGACAGAGAGTATAGAAgaacaggccacgcccacctccACTCCTGCACACTggccag gCGTGGCGTCTCTGATCAGTCTGTTAGCGAGCTCCCAGGGCGAGGACCAGCCGCGTCTGAACGTGATGCTGTGTGAGGCCGTGGTGGCCGTGTATCTCAGCCTGCTGCTGCACGGACTCGGCACACACTCCACCAACGAGCTGTTCCGCCTCGCCGCCCACCCGCTCAACGCACGCATGTGGGCCGCCGTCTTCGGGGGCGGAGCCAAGATCATCATCAAGCCCAAGCGACCTCCCGAGATCGCGCCAG CCCCGCCCCCGACTCCTCCCTCTGAGGAAGTGGACCGTCAGCGCCGGAGGTTTAACATGCGCATGCTGGTTCCGGGTCGGCCCGTTAAAGAGACCCAGGTCACGCCCCCTCCGATCCCCACCGAGCGCCCCGCCTACAAGGAGAAGTTCATCCCCCCGGAACTCAGCATGTGGGATTACTTCGTGGCAAAA ccCTTCCTGCCTCTATCAGACAGTGGAGCTCTGTATGACTCTGATGAGAGCGGTGAGgaagatgaggaagaggaggacgaTGCTTTTCTGTCTGATACACAGATGACCGAGCACAGCGACCCGAACTCATacag ttgGTGTCTGATCCGCTTGGTGATGGTTAAACTCGCTCTACACAATGTAAAGAACTTTCTCCCAATCACAGGGCTTGACTttacag ACCTGCCTGTCTCGTCCCCACTGTGTAACTCGGTCTTGAAGTCGATGGAGAGCTGGGAGCAGCAGCTGCAGGAGAAGATGGACAGATTTGACGGTCCTCCTCCAAACTACATCAACACCTTCCCTGCGGACGCCAGTTTGGGCGGAGGTCCCGCCGCGCTGCGCCTCAAAGCCATGCTGGAGCCCGACAACACGCCCTtcaa GGCCAAGCACCGCCTCTCCTTCCCCGCCCGCCGGCTCTGGCACTTCCTGGTGAAACAGGAAGTCCTCCAGGAGACTCTGATTCGCTACATCTTCACCAAGAAAAGGAAGCAGAGTGAG TGTTTAGAGAACCATGtggactttcacacacacaactgtgtAGCAGGatcacacaaaaacaacaag gtggaggCTGATCTCGGGTACCCCGGAGGCAAAGCTAAAATTATTCACAAGGAATCGGACATCATCATGGCGTTCGCTATCAATAAG gctaaACCTAGCGAGATTGTCCTGGCCTCGACTCACGATGTTCAGGAAGTGGACGTTTCCTCTCTGCTGGCTGCGCAGTCGTACACCTGGATCGGGGACGACTTCGACAAGGAGTcacgcag TTCTGAAGACGACTATCGTTCCTCCCACACCAACATCGCACAGTCAAGCTCCGCCCCCTTCGCCCCTCCACCGATGCCTGTCTCCGCCTCCATGCCGTGGCTCGGCAGCGGACAGACTAGCATGGGCGCTAGCGTG cttGTGAAGAGGAACCTAAACAATGTGAAGAGAATGACGTCACATCCCATTTACCAGTACT atatgaCCGGAGCTCAGGATGGCAGTGTGAGGATGTTTGAATGGAATCGCCCTCAGCAGCTCATCTGCTTCCGACAGGCAGGAAACGCCCGGGTCACACGGCTCTATTTCAACTCGCAGGGCAATaag